A genome region from Prionailurus viverrinus isolate Anna chromosome A3, UM_Priviv_1.0, whole genome shotgun sequence includes the following:
- the SSTR4 gene encoding somatostatin receptor type 4, with protein MSAPPTLPPEGEEELQTTWSPAVNASCAPAEEEAAAGTGDAGAPGMVAIQCIYALVCLVGLVGNALVIFVILRYAKMKTATNIYLLNLAIADELFMLSVPFVASSAALRHWPFGSVLCRAVLSVDGLNMFTSVFCLTVLSVDRYVAVVHPLRAATYRRPSVAKLINLGVWLASLLVTLPIAIFADTKPARGGQAVACNLHWPHPAWSAVFVIYTFLLGFLLPVLAIGLCYLLIVGKMRAVALRAGWQQRRRSEKKITRLVLMVVAVFVLCWMPFYVVQLLNLFVTSLDATVNHVSLILSYANSCANPILYGFLSDNFRRSFQRVLCLRCCLLDVTGGAEDEPLDYYATAVKSRGGAGWICPPLPCQQEPLRPEPSRKPVPLTRTTTF; from the coding sequence ATGAGCGCCCCCCCGACGCTGCCCCCAGAGGGCGAGGAAGAGCTCCAGACAACCTGGTCCCCTGCGGTCAACGCCAGCTGCGCCCCTGCTGAGGAGGAGGCAGCGGCGGGGACCGGGGATGCAGGGGCACCGGGCATGGTCGCCATCCAATGCATCTACGCGCTGGTGTGCTTGGTGGGCCTGGTGGGCAACGCCCTGGTCATCTTCGTGATCCTCCGCTACGCCAAGATGAAGACGGCCACCAACATCTACCTGCTCAACCTGGCCATCGCGGACGAGCTCTTCATGCTGAGCGTGCCCTTCGTGGCCTCGTCGGCCGCCCTGCGCCACTGGCCCTTCGGGTCTGTGCTGTGCCGCGCGGTGCTCAGTGTGGACGGCCTCAACATGTTCACCAGCGTCTTCTGTCTGACGGTGCTCAGCGTGGACCGCTACGTTGCCGTGGTGCACCCTCTGCGCGCCGCCACCTACCGGAGGCCCAGCGTGGCCAAGCTCATCAACTTGGGCGTGTGGCTGGCATCCTTGCTGGTCACCCTGCCCATCGCCATCTTCGCTGACACCAAACCGGCTCGGGGCGGCCAAGCTGTGGCCTGCAACCTGCATTGGCCTCACCCGGCCTGGTCGGCGGTCTTTGTGATCTATACTTTCCTGCTGGGCTTCCTGCTGCCCGTTCTGGCCATTGGCCTGTGCTACCTGCTCATCGTGGGCAAGATGCGGGCGGTGGCACTGCGGGCCGGCTGGCAGCAGCGCAGGCGCTCAGAAAAGAAGATCACGCGGCTGGTGCTGATGGTGGTAGCAGTCTTTGTGCTCTGCTGGATGCCTTTCTATGTGGTGCAGCTGCTAAACCTGTTTGTGACCAGCCTCGATGCCACAGTCAACCATGTGTCCCTCATCCTCAGCTACGCCAACAGCTGTGCCAACCCTATCCTCTATGGCTTCCTCTCAGACAACTTCCGCCGTTCCTTCCAGCGGGTTCTCTGCCTGCGCTGCTGCCTCTTGGATGTCACAGGTGGTGCTGAGGATGAGCCCCTGGACTACTATGCCACTGCTGTCAAGAGTAGAGGTGGGGCAGGATGGATATGCCCCCCACTCCCCTGTCAGCAGGAGCCCTTACGACCAGAACCCAGCCGCAAGCCGGTCCCTCTCACCAGGACCACCACCTTCTGA